A portion of the Caldivirga sp. genome contains these proteins:
- the purB gene encoding adenylosuccinate lyase, with product MDVLSPLDARYRNELRGYHEIASEEAFIMYRARVELLYLEFLIDKLSSIGLVRPISDEERQRLRGIRLSSDDISEVRKLEDELGHDVKALEYVLRGRLRAIGLEHYAHLLHLGLTSEDVNNLAMGIMLRRVLYEYLIPSLVDLGRVLIALSSKYADTPMLARTHGQPATPTTFGKEIAYHTYRLCSWVNSLINLKINGKVAGASGSMAGFTMIAQLDWPRELMNFVSSLGFEPVPVSTQILPPDNLTHILAVIGLTSYSLINLAQDMWMYSMLGYVRFRGRVIGSSTMPHKVNPVDLENAEGNLKLGSSILMEVSKILQSSRLQRDLSDSTIKRNLGLAVGYVILGSKRLKKFMEGIEVDEGALINDLNNHWEVLSEAVQVRLRVLGQADAYEKSLRLFRAPRMSMGDYLNAIKELGVDDKLLMNLSPSNYTGYASVIARNIAESCSQLLNKAEETCARERETILSILG from the coding sequence GTGGATGTATTAAGCCCCCTTGATGCTAGATATAGAAATGAACTAAGGGGTTACCATGAGATAGCCTCAGAGGAGGCCTTCATAATGTACCGCGCCAGGGTTGAGTTACTTTACCTGGAATTCCTAATAGATAAGTTATCAAGTATAGGCTTAGTAAGACCCATTAGTGATGAGGAGAGGCAGAGGTTAAGGGGGATTAGGTTAAGTAGTGATGATATTAGTGAAGTTAGGAAGCTTGAGGATGAGTTAGGGCATGATGTTAAGGCTCTTGAGTACGTGTTAAGAGGTAGGCTAAGGGCCATTGGCCTTGAGCACTATGCGCATTTGCTTCACCTGGGGTTAACCTCAGAGGATGTGAATAATTTAGCAATGGGAATAATGCTTAGGAGAGTACTTTACGAATACTTGATACCAAGCCTAGTGGATTTAGGCAGGGTACTCATTGCCTTAAGCAGTAAGTACGCAGACACCCCCATGCTTGCTAGGACCCATGGGCAACCAGCAACACCAACAACTTTCGGTAAGGAAATAGCCTACCATACCTACAGGTTATGTTCATGGGTGAACAGTTTAATTAATCTTAAGATTAATGGTAAGGTGGCTGGGGCAAGCGGCTCAATGGCTGGCTTCACCATGATTGCTCAGTTAGATTGGCCGAGGGAATTAATGAACTTCGTATCATCACTAGGCTTTGAGCCAGTGCCTGTATCAACACAAATCCTCCCTCCAGACAACTTAACGCACATTCTTGCGGTAATAGGTTTAACTTCATACTCATTAATTAACCTGGCTCAAGATATGTGGATGTACTCAATGCTTGGTTATGTTAGGTTTAGAGGCAGGGTTATTGGATCGTCAACAATGCCTCATAAGGTTAACCCAGTGGATCTTGAGAACGCTGAGGGTAACTTAAAGTTAGGCTCCTCAATACTCATGGAGGTTTCCAAGATCCTGCAATCAAGCAGGCTACAGAGGGATTTAAGTGACTCAACGATTAAGAGGAACCTTGGGTTAGCCGTAGGCTATGTGATACTTGGCTCTAAGAGACTTAAGAAGTTCATGGAGGGTATTGAGGTTGATGAGGGGGCCTTAATTAATGACCTCAATAATCATTGGGAAGTCTTAAGTGAGGCGGTACAGGTTAGATTAAGGGTTCTTGGTCAAGCTGATGCCTATGAGAAGTCACTAAGGCTCTTCAGGGCACCAAGAATGAGCATGGGTGATTACCTTAATGCAATTAAGGAACTTGGCGTGGACGATAAGCTACTAATGAACTTGAGTCCAAGTAATTATACGGGCTATGCAAGTGTTATTGCAAGAAATATTGCAGAATCATGCAGTCAACTACTTAATAAGGCTGAGGAGACTTGCGCCAGGGAAAGAGAAACAATACTAAGTATACTTGGGTAA